A section of the Plutella xylostella chromosome 18, ilPluXylo3.1, whole genome shotgun sequence genome encodes:
- the LOC119692742 gene encoding PAXIP1-associated glutamate-rich protein 1 has product MSSVDIQGDDWDLQCSDDEISKAGIYIGKEWLPDPAELDDLYNNIDKTGTLPLEWKCPGRKAPSPVTVNKDDHTELPQSPAREEKSDFDFMDEVSSLRLRVRREGEDTLRGSAKKKTTSFDGILSNMIRHKRIEQMEKQANTSSSPNSYNNPNTKM; this is encoded by the exons atgagttCCGTGGATATTCAAGGTGATGACTGGGATTTACAGTGCTCAGACGATGAAATAAGTAAAGCCGGCATTTACATTGGAAAAGAGTGGTTACCAGATCCGGCAGAGCTAGATGATCTgtacaataatattgataaaacTGGAACTTTGCCACTAGAATGGAAATGCCCGGGGCGGAAGGCTCCTTCGCCTGTAACTGTCAATAAAG ATGATCATACAGAGCTGCCTCAGTCACCGGCACGGGAAGAAAAGTCTGATTTTGACTTCATGGATGAAGTCAGTTCTTTGAGACTTCGAGTAAGGAGAGAAGGGGAAGACACATTAAGAGGGTCagctaagaaaaaaacaacatcTTTTGATGGTATCCTGTCAAACATGATCAGACATAAGAGGATTGAACAGATGGAGAAACAAGCTAATACATCCTCATCACCAAATTCATACAATAATCCAAATACAAAAATGTGA